The nucleotide window GTGCTGGGGAAGCTTCAAGTAATATAAAGAAGGTTTTAAGGAAACTTGGTATTGATTCAACTATTATTAGAAGAATAGCAATAGCAACATATGAAGCAGAAATAAATATAGTTATCCATTCTGAAGGTGGTAAAATTATTGTTTATATCAAGACCGACAAAATCGAAATCATTGCTAAGGATAGGGGCCCAGGTATTAAGGATATAGAGCTTGCTATGCAAAAAGGTTTTTCAACTGCATCAAACAAAGTAAGGGAACTAGGCTTTGGTGCTGGTATGGGATTGCCCAATATGAAAAGATCCTGTGATGATTTTTATATTGAATCCGAAGTGGGCATAGGTACTACCCTTAAAATGATAATTAATTTATAGATTAAATCAAAGATTCTTAGTAGTATCTATTTAATTATAAACGAAGCATTTAGTATTTATTTTAAAGTGGAAGAATATGTTATAGTGTTTTTGAAAATGGAGGATATTAGATGGGAGACTATTGGCATTCAGTTACCTTAGAGGGTGAAAGGTGTAATGGCTGTACAGTATGCTTAAGAAGATGTCCTACTGAGGCC belongs to Maledivibacter sp. and includes:
- a CDS encoding anti-sigma regulatory factor gives rise to the protein MNSEEKNMGIKLEYEVIKEDFGSAGEASSNIKKVLRKLGIDSTIIRRIAIATYEAEINIVIHSEGGKIIVYIKTDKIEIIAKDRGPGIKDIELAMQKGFSTASNKVRELGFGAGMGLPNMKRSCDDFYIESEVGIGTTLKMIINL